One genomic region from Anopheles bellator chromosome 2, idAnoBellAS_SP24_06.2, whole genome shotgun sequence encodes:
- the LOC131212803 gene encoding anoctamin-8 has protein sequence MDPHPLLLANENIHDSGIIEDVHQESEDTGNEDYGDESNLESNLRRRKGKIISCVENASRLIRRRVPCAGHLMTPRRLWLNKIPTQCDVVIEFPEETPDDALRWLLTRIKANPPEGLGLSAMLRAHESTKRTAFYITAPMNVLFKAAEDARLPKRLRHDLGGALKEFTKRESHCFAQTKDSEGANSLFSSQERQWLVLQVLQGLRAGTADLKALQGRAEVEEGQSIVAAWQELGLITQVFPLHETTALQHLQSSWVRKIFAPQPLDDIATYFGVKVALYFAWLGHYTCALCVPAVLGTILYAGLWGRGQTAQDIGHVIFSLFNVAWASLYLEAWRRYSVELAFRWGTLSTPPELLEPPRPLYKGPLEESSVTGRLEPREAPAWQRRAFRYLVSFPIIALCLVLVFVVMFLMLRLQDWLDQHLPYSSSGLWECMCLVSQDWWDAKLPEQGVFSCLSVIPKVLLAGAITLMDEAYYKLAVWLNDRENYRLQSKYENHLIAKVALFQFVNSFLSLFYIAFYLRDQDKLKEQLAGLLISRQIIGNLRESAWPYLVEQWRLAKLSFRMWGALSPTQEMPPLIGTTTTTASSGAVSASATAGASGGDSKPLGDGKGASECAAPTSTPKRSIGQAEIESSLYKYDGTFSDHLEMLVQMGYVVLFSAAFPLAGLCALANNLLEIRSDAFKLAHVHQRPFGQRVANIGTWQNALGMLGLAAVIVNCALIGLSGQVSRLWPGLTSTQTVILIVALEHVMLGLRSALTWLLPELPSWLAAEIARAEHCRREMQCKGPSPRQTPPSPPSSTSISHHEQDFNSNQDIFDKTEQSVGRFHISPSHDNTQDSELERTALTSAAAKLDNLSTQQQQQPSQQPQPQPQKDTQHSCDNMDIFAMDTRDISPDSPISQTSTVLLRPLQDSPLSGQSAQTVALDSTQTSSGACVKQPSIKLADIPPFRGQTMKHSCSIYDKRSINLGEPSQGIRVASKPIQIPEIPPFRKQAHSTMHSPVGSQSPQATQMMTPSANPSPPRIAEIPPFRPRQRSKEWMPNIEVGRLKHTEHHLTIGPSGGAEWAKRLKAADPSIIHRSTDCIVAKQQELATGSDSELLKPAPSWTNVAIKANEPQPGTSNSAPSVKAPTEEEAKAAELAAKKSRLKQSLVKRARSVAIFSLKLKEQRAKRAEKMALEALEALPAPPPCGELSLIPIEQLIQVDVLSQRNHGSGTGHNNGHT, from the exons CTTCCAGATTAATTCGAAGACGTGTGCCTTGCGCCGGACACTTGATGACGCCCCGACGGTTATGGTTGAACAAAATACCGACCCAATGCGATGTGGTGATTGAGTTCCCAG AAGAAACTCCCGATGATGCCCTACGATGGTTGCTGACCAGAATCAAGGCGAACCCACCGGAAGGTTTGGGGCTTTCGGCAATGCTACGAGCGCACGAGAGTACCAAGCGAACCGCGTTCTACATCACAGCGCCAATGAATGT ATTATTCAAAGCCGCCGAGGATGCCCGCTTGCCCAAACGGTTACGACACGATCTTGGCGGAGCACTGAAGGAGTTCACCAAGCGCGAAAGCCATTGCTTCGCCCAAACCAAGGACAGCGAAGGTGCGAACAGCCTTTTCAGCTCGCAAGAACGCCAGTGGCTGGTGTTACAG GTACTTCAAGGACTGCGGGCCGGCACGGCGGATCTGAAGGCTCTCCAAGGCCGAGCCGAGGTCGAGGAGGGACAGAGCATAG TGGCTGCCTGGCAGGAACTGGGCCTAATAACGCAGGTGTTCCCTCTGCACGAAACCACCGCCTTGCAGCATCTCCAGTCAAGCTGGGTACGAAAGATCTTCGCACCGCAACCCCTAG ACGACATAGCGACATACTTTGGTGTGAAGGTAGCCCTGTACTTTGCGTGGCTGGGACACTACACCTGCGCCCTGTGCGTACCGGCCGTGCTCGGCACTATCCTGTATGCTGGGCTTTGGGGTCGAGGACAG ACGGCGCAGGATATTGGCCACGTCATCTTCTCACTGTTCAACGTTGCGTGGGCCTCTCTGTATCTGGAAGCGTGGCGGCGGTACTCGGTGGAGCTGGCCTTCCGTTGGGGAACCCTCTCTACACCACCCGAACTATTGGAACCTCCAAGGCCGCTGTATAAG GGGCCACTGGAGGAGAGTTCCGTGACCGGTCGGCTGGAGCCGAGGGAGGCACCGGCCTGGCAAAGGCGAGCCTTCCGTTATCTAGTTAGTTTTCCAATTATTGCGCTctgcctggtgctggtgtttgttGTGATGTTCCTGATGCTGAGGCTACAG GATTGGCTCGATCAACACTTACCATATAGCAGTTCTGGCCTGTGGGAGTGCATGTGCCTTGTGTCTCAG GATTGGTGGGACGCCAAGCTTCCGGAGCAAGGCGTGTTCAGCTGTCTGAGCGTGATACCGAAGGTCCTGCTAGCCGGCGCCATTACACTAATGGACGAAGCGTACTACAAGCTGGCCGTCTGGCTGAACGACAGAG AGAACTACCGGCTGCAGTCGAAGTACGAGAATCATCTCATCGCCAAGGTGGCCCTGTTCCAGTTCGTCAACAGTTTTCTGTCACTATTCTACATCGCCTTCTATCTGCGCGACCAGGACAAGCTCAAGGAG CAACTGGCCGGACTGCTAATATCGCGTCAAATCATCGGCAACCTGCGGGAGTCGGCCTGGCCGTATCTGGTGGAGCAGTGGCGCCTGGCGAAGTTGAGCTTCCGAATGTGGGGAGCCCTCAGTCCGACGCAGGAAATGCCGCCGCTGAtagggacgacgacgacgactgcctCCAGCGGTGCGGTCTCCGCTTCGGCGACCGCCGGCGCGTCTGGAGGCGATAGCAAGCCGCTGGGCGATGGGAAGGGCGCTTCGGAGTGTGCGGCGCCCACCAGCACCCCGAAGCGATCGATTGGCCAGGCGGAAATAGAAAGCTCCCTGTACAAG TACGATGGAACCTTTTCGGACCACTTGGAAATGTTGGTACAAATGGGGTACGTCGTGCTCTTCTCGGCTGCCTTTCCCTTGGCCGGTCTGTGTGCCCTGGCGAACAATCTGTTGGAGATACGATCCGATGCCTTCAAGCTGGCCCACGTCCACCAG CGTCCCTTTGGTCAGCGGGTGGCAAACATTGGCACCTGGCAGAACGCACTCGGTATGCTCGGACTGGCGGCCGTCATCGTCAATTGTGCCCTGATCGGGCTGTCCGGACAGGTGTCCCGCCTATGGCCAGGCCTAACGTCTACGCAAACGGTGATCCTGATCGTGGCGCTTGAGCATGTCATGCTGGGCTTAAGATCCGCCCTGACGTGGCTTCTGCCCGAGCTGCCTTCGTGGCTAGCGGCCGAGATAGCCCGTGCGGAGCACTGCCGCCGGGAGATGCAATGCAAGGGCCCATCGCCTCGACAGACACCTCcctcgccgccatcgtcgacTTCCATCTCGCACCACGAGCAGGACTTTAACAGCAATCAGGACATCTTCGACAAAACCGAACAGTCGGTGGGCAG ATTTCACATATCTCCTAGTCACGACAACACGCAAGATAGTGAGCTAGAACGGACTGCGCTAACCAGCGCGGCCGCCAAGCTGGACAACCTGAGCactcaacagcagcagcaaccgtcaCAACAACCGCAGCCGCAACCGCAAAAGGATACACAGCACAGCTGCGACAATATGGACATCTTCGCCATGGACACGCGGGACATTTCGCCAGATTCGCCGATCTCTCAG ACAAGCACAGTATTATTACGACCTCTCCAAGACTCTCCTCTTAGTGGTCAGTCAGCACAAACCGTTGCATTAGACTCAACACAAACGAGCTCGGG TGCATGTGTAAAGCAGCCAAGCATTAAGCTCGCCGACATTCCGCCCTTTCGAGGACAGACGATGAAGCACAGCTGTAGTATTTACGATAAGCGAAGCATCAACCTTGG TGAACCGTCGCAAGGCATCCGCGTCGCCTCGAAACCGATCCAGATACCCGAGATTCCACCGTTCCGCAAGCAGGCACACTCGACGATGCACTCGCCCGTCGGCAGCCAGAGCCCGCAGGCCACCCAGATGATGACCCCGTCCGCCAACCCGTCACCGCCGCGGATTGCCGAAATTCCACCGTTCCGGCCCCGGCAGCGCTCCAAGGAGTGGATGCCCAACATTGAGGTGGGTCGCCTGAAG CACACCGAGCACCATCTTACCATTGGCCCCAGCGGAGGGGCCGAGTGGGCCAAACGCCTGAAGGCGGCCGATCCTTCCATCATTCACAGAAGTACTGATTGCATTGTAGCGAAG CAACAAGAGCTGGCTACCGGCTCAGATTCGGAGCTACTGAAACCAGCGCCATCGTGGACGAATGTAGCCATCAAAGCCAATGAGCCACAGCCTGGCACCAGCAACAGTGCGCCGTCGGTAAAAGCTcccaccgaagaagaagcgaaag CCGCGGAGCTGGCGGCCAAGAAGTCACGGCTGAAGCAGAGCCTAGTGAAACGTGCTCGATCGGTGGCAATCTTTTCACTAAAGCTGAAGGAGCAACGAGCTAAGCGAGCCGAAAAAATGGCTCTCGAAGCATTG GAGGCCCTTCCAGCGCCGCCGCCCTGTGGAGAACTTTCGCTCATACCCATCGAGCAGCTGATTCAGGTGGACGTGCTGAGCCAACGCAATCATGGAAGCGGTACTGGCCACAATAACGGCCACACCTAA